The DNA segment GACAACCGGATGTCGCGCCTGCGGGAGCACTTCGGGCTCGCGGCCGAGGACCTGAATATCGACCTGGGACCTCTCGGTCCGCTACTACCGCGTTGATGCAGTTGGCGCCGCGGCTCCGGCTGAATCTCGAAGCGCGGTCGGCTGATGCCTTCATCGCTGACACAGTTGCCTGGACGCTGGTAGAGCGGCACGGCGCTTCAAAAAGGCCGGAGAAAACTGCCGCGTTCCTGCTTGCGGCCATGGAGGCGAATGGCCTGACTGAAACCGTGAACTTACTGAACCCGCATTATATTACTTCGACAAGGATTATGCCCGCCTCACCTCCCAGGGCCGGCGTGAGTGCCAATTCCAGGCGGATTCTGTGATCGCCGCAAGGTCGTATTGCGGCTCCCAGCCGAGCACCGCGCGTGCCTTGTCGTTGTTGGCGACCAGCGTCGTCGAGTCGCCTTCGCGCCGCGCGGTATAACGGATATTGAACGGCCGCTTCGCAACCGTTGCGATTGCGCTCAGCAGCTCCTTGACCGTCGTGCCGGTGCCGGTACCGAGATTGAGCTCGACGCTGTTGCCGCCGTCGAGCAGGTAGTCGACCGCCCGCACATGCGCATCCGCGAGGTCGAGGACGTGGATGTAGTCGCGCACGCAGGTCCCGTCGCGGGTATCGTAGTCGGTGCCGAACACGCTGAAACTTTCCCGCCGGCCCAGCGCCGCGTCGATCGCGAGCGGGATCGCGTGGGTTTCCGGCTCGTGCCACTCGCCGATCCGTCCGTCAAAGTCGGCACCGGCGGCGTTGAAGTAGCGCAGGATCACCGAGCGCAGGCCCTTGTACAGGTCGTAGTCCTTCAGCGCCTGCTCGCAGACCCATTTCGTGCGGCCATAGGGGTTGATCGGCGCCTGTTTGTGGGTTTCGTCCATCGGCACGCGATCGGGCAGCCCGTAGGTGGCGCAGGTGGACGAGAACACGAAGGCGTCGATCCCGGCCGCCAGCGCCGCCGACAGCAAGGTGAGCGTGCCGATGACATTGTTGTCGTAGAATGCCGCCGGATCCTTCACCGACTCGCCGACCTCGATCATCGCCGCAAAATGCAGGATGGCGCGCGGCCGATACCGGGCGAGAACGTCATCGAGACGCTTGCGATCGCGGATGTCCCCTTTTTCGAGAACGCCCCATTGGACGAATTCTTCATGGCCGTTCGAGAGGTTGTCGTAGACGATCGGCTGGTAGCCCTTGGCGGCCAGCTGGAGACAGGTATGGGAGCCGATATAACCGGCGCCGCCGACGACAAGAATGTTGTTGTTCTGCACAGGCAACCTCAGGGGATATTTGGGAAGACTGCGATACGCGCGTAGGCTCCGCAGCGGCGAATTTCCAACACATTGTGAACGTCCTGCGGAGAAGCGGCATTTTCTCCCTGTCCCGCCGCCATCTCGGCAACGGGCACCGGTCACAGTTAGGCACCGGTCACAGTAAGACTCGTCATACCGCCCAGTTTCCGCATCCACACCAGGTAAACGTTGCGGCCCCCGTTGAAGTCATCAGGGAGCAATTCAGGATAAACGCAGGGGAGCCTGGCGGTGCGCCAGGCGCTCGAAGACGTTTGCGGCGGCAGAGCGGGAAGCAGCGAGCGCACGCAGCAGGCGTTGCCGATGAAGGGCATGCGCACGAGCGCTGGGTCCGTTCGCGAGCGCCGCGCGGGCAGTCCGTATCGGCTCGGCCAAGTTGGCGCTCACCTCCGGCAGCGCCACCACCTCTGTCTCAAGCCGGTCGAGATAGGCGCCGAGCCCGTCCGCCGCAGCCTGGCGCAGGCGGGCGGTAGGGGCGGCGTAAAGCTTGTCCGCCGCCCAGCGCAGGTGCTCCTCGGCATGCCGGTGCAGCGCCTGTGGCTGCTTGTAGGCCCGGTGGTCGCCGAGGAGCCCAGCGACATAAGCCACCTCGCCAAGCTCGCCGCAGCGCCACCACAACTCCATGTCCTGTAGGTACTGCCAGGCAGGGTCCCAGCAACCCGCCTCAAAGAAGACATCGGTTCGGATGGTCGCGCCCGGCATCGCAATCATGTTGTTGAGCAGCAGCAGCTCCCGGAACGCTTCGCCATTGTTGCTGTAGCTCCACGGGAAACGGTGACCGGGTATGGGCGCGCCGTCATAGGTAATCTGCCGGAAGCGGCCGTGGACCAAGGCCGGGCGGCGCCTTGCCGCGCGCCCAATCGCCTGCAGCGCCCCCGGCGCCAGACGATCATCCGCATGCAGGGTGACGAGGTAATCCGCATGCGACCCGGCGGCGTAGGCGCGGTTCCAGTTGTCGGTGCGACAGACCGTGTCCTGGTGCAGCGCCGGCCTCAGCCGCGGTGACGCATGGGCCTCGATGATCTCCCGGCTGCCGTCCGAGGAGCCGTTGTCGCAGACATGCACTTCGAAGGCCGGGTAGTCCTGCGAGAGTGCGCTTGCGAGCGCCTCGGCAAGGGTCTCGGCATTGTTGAAGCAGGGAATGATGATGGCGAGAGAGGGCACTTCTGTGGATGGCTGGGCTCTCATGGCTGTCATGGCTAACTCCCCTCCGTCTTTCTACGGCGTGTCGCTGATCGCTGGCGAGCGCGCAACCGACCGGTCCGGTGGCCCAGGCTGACCCCCCGCCAATTTGACATCCCATACGCTGCGCGCTGGTAAGCACCGCACGTCGAGCCCCTGCGCCACAACGCCGTTCAGCATCGGGCAGACAAAGAGCGCACCCCGGTGCGACAGCGTCGCGCGATGGTGCAGGCTGTGCGCAAAGGCCGCATGGAAGACAGCGACATCGCGAAAAGCATAAACGCCGGCTGACGCGTTCCCGGAGATGACCACCTTCTCCCTCGCCTCCTGCATCCGCCCATCAGGCGCAAGCTGCAAATAGCTGTATTGCGGATGGCGGGAGGCGAATGTCAGCGCAAGGCCGCCCAGAGCGGGATCGGCTGCGAAGGCTGCGGCCACATCCGCATCGCTCTCGAACACGATGTCGCAGAGATCGACAATAATCGGTGCCTCCGGCCAGGCGATCAGCGCTGCGCCCGCCGCGGCGCTCCAGGCGGCGCCGCCGCTGGCATGCGACAACCACACGATCCTCGCCGCAGGGTATTCCGCACGGAGCGTCTCGCGGGCAAAGCGCTGCGACGCGGCGGTGTTTCGCAGCACGAAGACGGGTGTCGCGGCCGCGCTCCACCAGGGACGTGCCTTGAGGGTGGCGCTGAGCAGCGTGGCGCCTCCAACGGCCATCTCGGCCTTCACCGAGCCATCGGGCCGCTCAAAATCCTGCCCCGCTAGCGGTATGATAACGTTCAGTGGCGTCGAATGACCAAGTCGCGCTCTAGCATCACGCATAGGCTGGCTCACGGTCCTGCAGGTACTCGGCTAAATCCTCTGGCGTTCCCAGGCCATGCATGCTGCTCTTGTCGATCTCATAGACGCCGATGCGCGCCCCGTTGCGGATGGCGTAGTTGTAGGCGGGGCAGACGTAGAACTCGCCATTGGTGCGGTCGTTGTGCACCATCATATCGAGCGCCGCCTTCATGTAGTCGCCCGCACGGCGAAAGAAATAGATGCCTACCGTCGCGAGATCGGAGATTGGCTGCTTTTCGGCGACCCGCAGCACCAAGCCCGCCGCATCGGTTTCCGCGAAGGACCATTTCGGATCGCGTTTCCGGTCGCGGAAAACGAGGATTGACCCGTCCAGACCGCGCGAGATGCAGTCATCAATGAAGTCACCGATACGCATGTCCACCACTTGGTCGGAGTTGGCGATCAACAGCGGTGCCTCCTCGTCGAGTTGCTGGCGAGCCAGCAGGACGGTGCAGGCGGTGCCCTCGGTGAGCTGGTTGACCGGGACGATGCCTACGCCCTGCGAGCGAAGCGCAGCCACCGCATCCGCCTGGCTGTGCAGGTGGTCGCGCAGCAAAAGTACGGTGGGGCGGCCACCCGGCGGCAATGTGTTGTCCAGCACATGTTGAATCATTGGCCGGCCAAGGACGTCGATGAAGGGCTTTGGATGTTGGAAGCCGACCTTGGCGAAGCGACTGCCCCGCCCGGCCGCTGGCACCACCAACTGCACCGGCCGATTGGCATGCGTGGAGGACAGACGCTGCACGCCATTCACTTCGAAATTCTCGATCATCTTCGGGTTGTAGAAACTGTGGTACTGGTCCGCGCTGATGGTGGCCGAGACGACGCGGCCACCATCGAGGATCACCTCGTTCAACGAGGAGCTGACATAGTAGCGCCCTTCGACGGTGACCCCGTGCCGCAGCGCAGCGGCGGCCGCCTGGAAGAACAGCTGTGCCTCACGGAAATAGTAGAACCCGGCGATCGCCCGGTTGCTGATTACCTCCTTCTCGGAGGTGCGGTTCACCAGGCCGTCGTCCCCAAGGGTCGCGTAGGACCAGCGCGGATGGATGGTCTCGAAAGTGATGACGCCGGCATCCGCGCCGGCCGCCTCAAACTCCGCAATCACGGAGGAGAGACGGATGTCGATGATCTGATCGCTGTTAGCGATGACCAGCGGCTCAGTCGGGTCGATGACGTCGATCGCCATGAGGCAGGTGCAGAGCGCTCCGGCGGTCGGCCCCTTCAACATCAACATCTGCGAGCGACCGCCCGTGCTGAGGTCGAAGATCCGCTCGTAGGAATATCGGACGGCCTCTTGCTGATCGACGACGAACAGGAAGCGTGTCTCGGCGCCGAGCGACTTCAAGTTCTCGATGGCCCATTGAATCATCGGCTTTCCCGCCACCTCGATGAGCGGGCGCGGATAAGCGTAGTCTTCCGGGCTGAAGTGAGGGCTCGGGCCATTGGCCGGGAACAGGACGATCATGCCGCCACCTCCGATACAAGGTTGATCTCGGAAACGATCCTGGCGTACACGACATCGGCCGGCGAGCCGACCTGCAGGACATGCGCGCCGCTATCGCGCGCCGCCTTCAGCCCGTATTCGTTGTCTTCCAGGATCAGACACTCCTCTGGCTGCAGGCCAAAGCGCTCCATCGTGGTAAGGTACATCTCCGGATCCGGCTTGGAGCGGGTGACGTCCTCGTTCGAGACGATCAGGTCGATGTAGCCGATCAGCCCAGCGCGCCGCATCATCGATTCAACGGTGTCGCGTATCGAGTTCGAGCAGACTGCAACCTGGTAGCCCTCATGCTTGAGGCGGCTGAGGGCGTATTGATGCGCGAAGACGGGCCGGCAACGCGTGTAGATCAGCTCCATCGTATAGTCCTGCTTCAGCGCGTGGATCAGCTCGCTGAGGCCATGCGGCAGGCCGTTGGAGCGCGACAGTATCTCCAGCTTGCGGCGGGTCGGCAGGCCGTCGAAGGTTGCAAGGTGCGCCTGACGGTCGATCGGCATGCCGAAGAGCTCAAGTGCCCGGTTCAGTGCCTCGTAATGCCATTCCTTGGCATCGATCAGCACGCCGTCCATGTCGAAGAAAACACCGCGGATCATTGGACTTCCTCCTGATGCATCCAGGCGAAGCGCTGCTGCGCTGCATCCGGCAGGTCGGTGCACAGCATCAATCGCTCAAGCGGCAGACCGCCCATCGCAGCACGCCGAAGCGCGGTCGACCACTCGGCCCAGGCCGCTTCCTGCGGACGCTTGTGCAATTCCGGCGACACCATCGCAACAAACTTGCCGCGCGCAAGATCATCGATGGCGCGCGCGATCGAAGCGGGCGCCTCGGTGAAGGAGTCCACCCACACACCCTGACAGCGTTCATAGAAGGCTGGGTAGCGCTCAACCTCGCTGAAGCGGGTGAAGACCGGAAGGGCGGTTTCGAGATAAGGCCTGAGATCCGGGACCGATGCGTCAAAGACGAAGGCGCGGTTCATGACGCCGTAGCGTGCGAGCAGCGGGACGAGCGCGGGGCAGAGACCGTCTGCCTTGATGTTGATGGCCAGTCGCCCCGGCGCGCCATGCGCCGCATAGCACTCGAGCACGCGCTCGAAAGGCAGCGCTCCGGTTGCGGGGGGATCGTGCGAAATGACGAGGACGCCGTTTAGATCGCGAACGTCCAGCTCGACGCCGTAGCCGGCGGCAAAGGCCTTATCGAAGGCCGCCAGAGTGTTTCGCTCATGGGGCGCATGCCACCAACCACGATGCGCTAGGATCATCATCGGTTGCGCGCCCCGGCCAGACGGGCCGCAACGCCTGCGCCAGCCCCGTGCTCAGCGCCTGCCCGCGTCATGTTTTCGCGTCGTGCTCTGGTCACCATCTTTCACTTCCCTCTCGCGGCGAAGACCAGTGCGACTTTGCTGCACTGCGATGAGGCTGTATGTGACCAAGGTCATAATAATTAACAAAATATTCTGATAGGAATCGCACTGAGTATAGCGCAAGTGATTGATTATCTAGCCTTGTTTTGGATCGAAACGTCTTTTGTAGAAGTGATTCTCCAAGGAAATAAACCCTTTCTGACTTGCTGACTTGCCGATGTTCTTTGCTGTAGTGCTGGAGATGCCCGTTGCGCTTTTTATTTGGCGGCAGAGACGTAACTGAGGAAAGTCGTGCTGTCCCCAGTCTCGGTGTGCCTTGGATGCGCCGCCGATGAGTTCGTCAGACACCGTGACCGGCCCAGAGGTAGGCCAGGCGGCAGGCCGCTCATCCACCTCACGCGATGCGCTCTGGGTGTCCGGCGCCCGCTTGGTCAGCCAGCTCTGCGGCATCGGCGCCCTGCTGATCGCCGCGCGCATCCTGTCGCCGGCTGAGGTCGGCGTTTTCGCCATGATTTCGGCAATAGTGCTGCTGCAATCGAAGGTCGCCGAGGCGGGGTGGAGCGAATACCTTATCGCTGCGCCGCGCGGCAGGGAGTTGCCCGCGACCCTGCTCTATTGCGCCCTCGCGAGCGGCGTCGTCTTCACCCTCATCGGCCTCTGCGGGCTCGCCGTCTGGGCTGTCTGGCTGGAACCCGAAGGCGCCATCTTCCTCACCCTGCTCTTGCTGATGGCCACTATCGTTCCCGGCACGTTCATCATCTGCCAGAGCGGTGTGCTGGTGCGGGCACGGCGGTTGCGTGACCTTGCGTGCTATCAGGCGGTGTCCGAGCTGTGCGGCCTGCTCGTGACTGCGGGAGGATTGCTGCTGGGGTGGGATATCGTCGCACTGGCGGCTGGGCGCTGCTGCGTCGTGCTCATCGCTCTGGTAATATCTACGAACTTTGCGCGCTGGCTGCCTCGCTTTGAATTCAGGCTGAGCGTGGCCCGGGAGGCCTTGGCCTATTCGGCGCGCCTGCTGGTGTCCCGCCTGATACAATTCGCGCAGAGCTATGGGGCGGAGTTCCTGATCGTGTTCTTCATCGGCGTGACCGAGGTCGGCCTCTATCGAATCGCCAGCCGCATGGTGGGCGCGGTGACCGAGCTCATCTCCGAGCCGGTGCGAATGCTGGCCTGGAGCTACTTTTCCCGCCGGCAGGGCGAGGCAGGCGACTTTGAGGGATTGGGCCGCCTCACCGGGCTGATGTTGGCTGCCACGGCTTTCGCCGCACTTCCGGTCTTCCTGGGTCTCGCTGTGGTCTCGCAGAGGCTCGTGCATGTGCTGCTCGGCGAGCAGTGGCTCGCGGCTGCTCCGGTTCTGGTCCTTTTGGCCGCCGCGCGGGGCATCGCTGTCGTCCAGATGCTGAACGAGCCTGTGCTCAGCATCATGGGCCGCGTCGCCCTGTTGCCGCGCCTGAACATGCTGTTCACTGCGGCGAGCCTTGCCTGCCTTGGAGTCGCAGGTTGGATCAGGCCGGAACTGCTCGACATCGCCATTGCGCAGGTGGCGGCGGCGGTGCTGACCACGGCTGCATCGCTCCATGTCCTGCAGCGTGGCACGGGGTTCCGCTGGCAGCCGCTGCTGCGCAGGATCCTGCCGGCCGGCCTGGGCGCGTGCCTCATGGCCGCCACGGTCGCGGTGTTTTTCCACACAACCGGCGGCTTCCGCCTGCTTCCTGTGATGGAACTGCTGGTCGGGGTGGTGGCGGGCGGTCTCGTCTATGGCGTCATCGCCTGGTCCAGCGGCCGCGCCTTGATGGCGGAGCTCAGCGATGTGACGGAAGCGACTACAGCGCCGCGCGTCTTGTCAGACGCGCAAAGGATGCAGTAGCACTTTGAATTGCTGCCGTAGCAAAGCGTGGGTCACATCTATGCCCGCCCAAATTCGTCTACGATGCGGATGATGTCATCCTCCCCGAGGTAGGAGCCTGTTTGCACCTCAATCATTTCGAGCATGATCTTTCCCGGATTGGCGAGACGATGGACCTCACCCTGCGGGATATACACGGACTCGTTTTCGCGAACGATCTTGACGTCGCTGCCAACGGTGACTTCTGCCGTCCCTTTGACACAGATCCAATGCTCGGAGCGATGATGGTGTTTCTGCAGGGAGAGCTTCTTGCCGGGCGTCACGAACAGCCGCTTCACCTGGAAGCGGTCGCCATTGAGCACCGAGGTATAGCCGCCCCAGGGGCGGTAGGATGTCGGATGGCTTTCTGTTAGGCAGGCGGTCGTCTTGGCCGACGCCAATTGCTTGACGAGCTTGCCGACATCCTGGCTTTCACAGAGCCGGCCAACATAGACTGCGTCTTCACTGGCAATGACGGCAACACCCTCCAGCCCCTGAACGGCAAGGTGGCTGGTGCGCGACATGACGAGTGAGTTCTTGGTGTTGACGAGCGTTGCATTGCCGGACCTGACGTTGCCGTTGTCATCGCGGTCTCCAAGCTTCCAGACCGCATCCCAGCTCCCCAAGTCCGACCAGGTGAAGGACGATGGCACGACTGCAGCATTGGATGTCTTTTCCATGATCGCGTAGTCGAGAGAAATATCCGGGCACAGCATGAAGGCCTCGGCATCGAGGCGCGTGAAGTCGAGGTCGCTTGAGCCTTTTTCCACCGCCTCTCTTGCTGCCCTTCCGACCGCTGGCGTTAAACCGTGGATTTCGTCCAATACCTGGCCCGCAGAAAACATGAAGATCCCGGAATTCCAGACGAATCCGCCCGTCTCCACCATCCTTTGCGCCTCCGGGAGGGCAGGCTTTTCGACAAACTGCCTGACGATATGCGCTCCACCCGGCAGCGCAGCGCCAATTTCTATATAGCCGTATCCGGTCGCCGGTTCTGTTGGGGTGATGCCGAAGGTCACCAGTTTGCCATCGGCCGCGGTCTGCTGCGCCACGCGTATCGCATTGAAATAGG comes from the Sinorhizobium garamanticum genome and includes:
- the galE gene encoding UDP-glucose 4-epimerase GalE, which encodes MQNNNILVVGGAGYIGSHTCLQLAAKGYQPIVYDNLSNGHEEFVQWGVLEKGDIRDRKRLDDVLARYRPRAILHFAAMIEVGESVKDPAAFYDNNVIGTLTLLSAALAAGIDAFVFSSTCATYGLPDRVPMDETHKQAPINPYGRTKWVCEQALKDYDLYKGLRSVILRYFNAAGADFDGRIGEWHEPETHAIPLAIDAALGRRESFSVFGTDYDTRDGTCVRDYIHVLDLADAHVRAVDYLLDGGNSVELNLGTGTGTTVKELLSAIATVAKRPFNIRYTARREGDSTTLVANNDKARAVLGWEPQYDLAAITESAWNWHSRRPWEVRRA
- a CDS encoding glycosyltransferase translates to MTAMRAQPSTEVPSLAIIIPCFNNAETLAEALASALSQDYPAFEVHVCDNGSSDGSREIIEAHASPRLRPALHQDTVCRTDNWNRAYAAGSHADYLVTLHADDRLAPGALQAIGRAARRRPALVHGRFRQITYDGAPIPGHRFPWSYSNNGEAFRELLLLNNMIAMPGATIRTDVFFEAGCWDPAWQYLQDMELWWRCGELGEVAYVAGLLGDHRAYKQPQALHRHAEEHLRWAADKLYAAPTARLRQAAADGLGAYLDRLETEVVALPEVSANLAEPIRTARAALANGPSARAHALHRQRLLRALAASRSAAANVFERLAHRQAPLRLS
- a CDS encoding glycosyltransferase family 2 protein, translating into MIVLFPANGPSPHFSPEDYAYPRPLIEVAGKPMIQWAIENLKSLGAETRFLFVVDQQEAVRYSYERIFDLSTGGRSQMLMLKGPTAGALCTCLMAIDVIDPTEPLVIANSDQIIDIRLSSVIAEFEAAGADAGVITFETIHPRWSYATLGDDGLVNRTSEKEVISNRAIAGFYYFREAQLFFQAAAAALRHGVTVEGRYYVSSSLNEVILDGGRVVSATISADQYHSFYNPKMIENFEVNGVQRLSSTHANRPVQLVVPAAGRGSRFAKVGFQHPKPFIDVLGRPMIQHVLDNTLPPGGRPTVLLLRDHLHSQADAVAALRSQGVGIVPVNQLTEGTACTVLLARQQLDEEAPLLIANSDQVVDMRIGDFIDDCISRGLDGSILVFRDRKRDPKWSFAETDAAGLVLRVAEKQPISDLATVGIYFFRRAGDYMKAALDMMVHNDRTNGEFYVCPAYNYAIRNGARIGVYEIDKSSMHGLGTPEDLAEYLQDREPAYA
- a CDS encoding HAD family hydrolase, with product MIRGVFFDMDGVLIDAKEWHYEALNRALELFGMPIDRQAHLATFDGLPTRRKLEILSRSNGLPHGLSELIHALKQDYTMELIYTRCRPVFAHQYALSRLKHEGYQVAVCSNSIRDTVESMMRRAGLIGYIDLIVSNEDVTRSKPDPEMYLTTMERFGLQPEECLILEDNEYGLKAARDSGAHVLQVGSPADVVYARIVSEINLVSEVAA
- a CDS encoding oligosaccharide flippase family protein; this translates as MVSQLCGIGALLIAARILSPAEVGVFAMISAIVLLQSKVAEAGWSEYLIAAPRGRELPATLLYCALASGVVFTLIGLCGLAVWAVWLEPEGAIFLTLLLLMATIVPGTFIICQSGVLVRARRLRDLACYQAVSELCGLLVTAGGLLLGWDIVALAAGRCCVVLIALVISTNFARWLPRFEFRLSVAREALAYSARLLVSRLIQFAQSYGAEFLIVFFIGVTEVGLYRIASRMVGAVTELISEPVRMLAWSYFSRRQGEAGDFEGLGRLTGLMLAATAFAALPVFLGLAVVSQRLVHVLLGEQWLAAAPVLVLLAAARGIAVVQMLNEPVLSIMGRVALLPRLNMLFTAASLACLGVAGWIRPELLDIAIAQVAAAVLTTAASLHVLQRGTGFRWQPLLRRILPAGLGACLMAATVAVFFHTTGGFRLLPVMELLVGVVAGGLVYGVIAWSSGRALMAELSDVTEATTAPRVLSDAQRMQ
- a CDS encoding mannose-1-phosphate guanylyltransferase/mannose-6-phosphate isomerase; protein product: MSKKIVPVIMAGGKGTRLWPLSRASAPKQFIQFVGDRTLFQATLSRVSDPALYEAPVVITNEDFRFLVAEQAREIGIALSAILLEPVARNTAPAVAAAATLVSRRFGGDAVLQVLASDHDIVADAAYFNAIRVAQQTAADGKLVTFGITPTEPATGYGYIEIGAALPGGAHIVRQFVEKPALPEAQRMVETGGFVWNSGIFMFSAGQVLDEIHGLTPAVGRAAREAVEKGSSDLDFTRLDAEAFMLCPDISLDYAIMEKTSNAAVVPSSFTWSDLGSWDAVWKLGDRDDNGNVRSGNATLVNTKNSLVMSRTSHLAVQGLEGVAVIASEDAVYVGRLCESQDVGKLVKQLASAKTTACLTESHPTSYRPWGGYTSVLNGDRFQVKRLFVTPGKKLSLQKHHHRSEHWICVKGTAEVTVGSDVKIVRENESVYIPQGEVHRLANPGKIMLEMIEVQTGSYLGEDDIIRIVDEFGRA